A window of Pararhodobacter sp. genomic DNA:
TGAGGATCGCGGCAAAGCGCATCTTCACCACCGAGACCCCCGCCGTATCCACCGCCGCGGGGTTTTCCCCGACCGCGCGCAGGCGCAGGCCAAAGCGCGTACGATACAGTATGTACCAGACCAGCGGCACACACAGCAGCCCGATATAGACCAGGATCGAATGACCGTTCAGGATCTGGCCGTAGATCTCGCCCAGGATCGGCACATCGCGCACTGCCTCTGCGCCGGGCAGGTCCAACCGCCCAAAGCGGCTGTCGCCGGATAGCGGGGGCGTGCGCCCGCCCTGCTGGAACCAGCTTTGCGCAATGACCACCGTCATCCCCGCCGCAAGGAAATTGATCGCGACACCCGAGATCAGCTGATTGCCCCGGAAGGTGATCGAGGCAATGCCGTGGATCACCGAGAAAATCACCGATGACAGAATCCCGACCAGCAAGCCAAGCCAGGCCGACCCGGTGTAAAACGCGAACGCCGCCGAGAAGAACGCCGAGATCAGCAATTTCCCCTCGAGCCCGATGTCGAAAATTCCGGCGCGTTCGCTGATGATCCCGGCCAGGCAGGCAAACAACAGGGGTGTCGCCAGGCGCAGGGTCGATTCCAGGATCTGGACAATCGTCACGATATCCATCTCAGGTCCTCCTGCGCAAAA
This region includes:
- a CDS encoding ABC transporter permease gives rise to the protein MDIVTIVQILESTLRLATPLLFACLAGIISERAGIFDIGLEGKLLISAFFSAAFAFYTGSAWLGLLVGILSSVIFSVIHGIASITFRGNQLISGVAINFLAAGMTVVIAQSWFQQGGRTPPLSGDSRFGRLDLPGAEAVRDVPILGEIYGQILNGHSILVYIGLLCVPLVWYILYRTRFGLRLRAVGENPAAVDTAGVSVVKMRFAAILIAGVLCGIGGAYLSTSLAAGFVKDMSAGRGFIALAAMIFAKWRPWQGLGAVLLFGMLEAIGNRFPNLDLGFITLPNQFMTALPYILTVVILAGFVGKAIGPRAGGEPYVKER